One window of the Nicotiana tabacum cultivar K326 chromosome 4, ASM71507v2, whole genome shotgun sequence genome contains the following:
- the LOC107824144 gene encoding putative late blight resistance protein homolog R1C-3 encodes MELWNTAPPVILGYEDEAETLLNRLVGGPKELDIVPIVGMSGLGKTTLATKLYSHETVIQHYDVRSWCCISQVYDRKEVLLKIWRGLGMLNTAKKENDHTELADELRNFLKGKRYLIVVDDLWSVDAWDDLRTIFPDDNKGSRLVLITRLDEVACYASTNPHHLRNLTEDESWELLQKIVFVDQERCPDELEVIGNEIATSCSGLPLAIVLISGLLTRREKEEDYWKEIALNLSTNLFHDVKWLMEVIELSYNDLPHHLRPCFLYFGTFSEDAQIPVHKLIQSWICEGFIPYNELKSMDHVATDYLMDLVGRNLVMFAKTSYYLRRPQLIGVHDLLHQFCMVKATEEIHLRRFRGSQTYNYDHYPQFATDMPSRLVVDHSDDFIKCEGIHSLRFTYYTCLNSTKLFEDSFEAFKLLTVLDLEKVNVGNSFPYRIVFLICLRYLEISGDFEEIPLDISCLVNLETMIVHSNPIEVCTKLPNTIWDLVNLRHLEVYGWFPDFDEISQLEKLRNCYGFLIYLSRDMPIIANGLSNVVNLKCTIGDLDYDSDDDEDDAYDWDDSRFCEPIFQSLDRLESLSFKIDTQCAPLRRAIGFPSSLKRLELLLFPFGEPLRSLSTIGELPNLEIFNIYSCFFYTSKWDVKDGEFPKLKVLKIFLMDDIEWNVSANAFPSLQQICLSYCRNLEIPSSFGCLNSLNLLDVHCCCKYSTEGDNRTTEESAMKIKEIQIEEMANFDFKLIISENDERDDYLLTF; translated from the exons ATGGAATTATGGAATACCGCACCACCAGTAATTCTAGGATATGAGGACGAAGCGGAAACGCTCCTCAACCGACTTGTAGGAGGACCAAAAGAATTAGACATTGTACCTATAGTCGGAATGTCCGGATTGGGCAAGACGACTTTAGCTACAAAACTATATTCTCATGAAACTGTAATCCAGCATTACGATGTCCGTTCATGGTGCTGTATTTCACAGGTATATGATCGGAAAGAGGTATTATTAAAGATTTGGAGAGGACTTGGTATGCTGAATACCGCAAAAAAAGAAAATGATCACACTGAATTAGCTGATGAGCTACGTAATTTTTTGAAAGGAAAGCGTTATCTCATTGTGGTAGATGATTTGTGGAGCGTTGATGCATGGGATGATTTACGAACAATTTTCCCCGACGATAACAAGGGAAGTAGGCTTGTTTTGATTACTAGGCTCGACGAAGTAGCTTGCTATGCCTCAACTAATCCTCACCATCTTCGAAATCTGACAGAAGACGAAAGTTGGGAGCTATTGCAGAAGATAGTATTTGTGGATCAAGAACGTTGTCCCGATGAGCTTGAAGTGATAGGAAATGAAATAGCAACAAGTTGTTCTGGATTACCACTTGCAATAGTTTTGATATCCGGACTTCTCACGAGGCGAGAAAAGGAAGAGGATTATTGGAAAGAAATCGCTCTTAATTTGAGTACAAATCTTTTTCATGATGTGAAATGGTTAATGGAGGTAATCGAATTGAGCTACAACGATTTGCCTCATCATCTGAGACCATGTTTTTTGTACTTTGGAACATTTTCTGAGGATGCACAAATTCCAGTACataaactgatacaatcatggaTTTGCGAAGGATTTATACCATATAATGAGTTGAAGAGCATGGATCATGTTGCAACTGATTACTTGATGGATCTTGTTGGGAGAAACCTAGTAATGTTTGCAAAAACTAGTTACTACTTGCGTAGACCCCAACTCATTGGTGTTCATGATCTTTTACATCAATTTTGCATGGTAAAAGCTACAGAAGAAATCCATTTACGACGGTTTCGCGG ATCTCAAACGTATAATTATGATCATTATCCTCAATTTGCAACCGATATGCCTTCTCGACTTGTTGTTGATCACTCGGATGATTTTATTAAGTGTGAAGGTATTCATTCTTTGCGCTTCACTTACTATACTTGTTTAAACTCGACCAAGCTCTTTGAAGACTCCTTCGAAGCTTTCAAATTACTAACTGTATTGGACTTGGAGAAAGTCAATGTTGGCAATTCATTTCCATATAGAATTGTGTTCTTGATTTGTTTAAGGTACCTGGAGATAAGTGGCGATTTTGAGGAAATTCCATTAGATATAAGTTGTCTTGTCAATCTAGAGACAATGATTGTCCATTCAAATCCTATAGAGGTCTGCACTAAGTTACCAAACACCATATGGGATCTAGTTAACTTGAGGCATTTGGAAGTTTACGGATGGTTTCCAGACTTTGATGAAATTTCACAATTAGAAAAGTTAAGAAATTGTTACGGATTTCTTATTTATCTTTCTCGCGATATGCCTATAATCGCTAATGGACTATCTAATGTTGTAAATTTGAAATGCACAATTGGTGATTTGGACTATGATTCAGACGACGATGAAGATGATGCCTATGATTGGGACGATAGTAGGTTTTGCGAACCAATTTTTCAGTCTTTAGATCGACTAGAATCACTTTCTTTCAAGATTGATACACAATGTGCACCTCTACGACGAGCAATTGGATTTCCATCAAGTCTAAAAAGATTGGAACTGCTTCTTTTCCCGTTTGGTGAACCTTTGAGAAGTCTTTCGACTATTGGGGAGCTGCCCAATCTCGAAATATTCAATATATATAGTTGCTTCTTTTATACGAGCAAGTGGGATGTCAAGGACGGAGAATTTCCTAAGCTTAAAGTCTTAAAAATTTTCCTTATGGATGATATTGAATGGAATGTTTCAGCTAATGCTTTCCCGAGCCTCCAGCAAATATGTTTGAGTTATTGTAGAAATCTAGAGATACCTTCTAGTTTTGGGTGTTTGAATTCACTAAATTTGCTTGACGTGCACTGTTGCTGCAAATATTCTACGGAAGGTGATAATAGAACAACTGAGGAATCTGCTATGAAGATTAAGGAAATACAAATTGAAGAAATGGCAAATTTCGATTTCAAACTCATTATATCAGAAAATGATGAGCGAGATGATTATCTTTTGACTTTCTGA